The Medicago truncatula cultivar Jemalong A17 chromosome 4, MtrunA17r5.0-ANR, whole genome shotgun sequence genome includes a region encoding these proteins:
- the LOC120580182 gene encoding uncharacterized protein: GDHVFLRVTPVTGVGRALKSKKLTPRFIGPYQISERVGTVAYRVGLPPHLSNLHDVFHVSQLRKYVPDPSHVIQSDDVQVRDNLTVETLPVRIDDRKVKTLRGKEIPLVRVVWVGATGESLTWELESKMLESYPE, from the coding sequence ggagaccacgtgtttttgagagtcactcctgtgactggtgttggacgtgccttgaagtcaaagaagttgactccgagatttattggtccgtatcagatatcggaaagagttggaacggtggcgtatcgagtgggattaccaccacatctttcgaatttgcacgatgttttccatgtgtcgcaattacggaagtatgttccggatccatctcatgtgatccaaagtgatgatgtgcaagtcagagacaaccttacggtagagactttaccggtgaggattgatgatcggaaagtgaagacgttgagaggcaaagagataccccttgttagagtcgtttgggttggagcgactggtgaaagcttgacgtgggagcttgagagtaagatgctggagtcttatccagag